The genomic DNA GAGAACATTGGATCACCTTGGCGGCTAAAACGAAGAAGGATACAGTTCACTTCCTAGGGAGCATCAAATCCAACTACTGGAGAATTACTTACAGGGGAAACAATTGCTTGATACGCCAATTGTTACAAGGCGAGAAGGAGTgcattcttgaaagaaacgCGAAAATTTGGATTTGCTTGTAGCGGCTAGAACAGTATTATAACCCGAACTGTTGTAAAGAAGCACCGGCACCATGGCATTTGAAAGAGTCCGGAAGCTCAGAAAGCGTGTAAGCGAGATTTCTGTTCTAAAGCGTGGCGCCCGCGCGGCCGTGCAGAAAAAGCCTGCGAGGGATGGATACAGCCGCCAGTCTCTGAATTATTCCGTGGCTAACCTTATAGAGCAGGCGGGCTCTGACTACGCAAAGGGGGAGACTGACATGGCTATCTACAGGCTGACGCGTGTACTATCAGAAatcgagaaagaagctgcagaaagcAGTGGGCCCTCTCTCATCCCACTGGGGGTGAGCGAGATACAGGAGCGCCCATTCCGGcaccttcttcttcggaaCGAAGAGGACTTCGTGGGTTACTCGGGGCCTTGGTACGAACATCCTTGCAAGCAGCCTTGCGAGGAACCCGTTCCCATGACGGACGCGGATTACTCACAAGGAACTATCGCGTCCTGTGATGTTGGCGTGCAAGACGATTTGAACTACACAATTCGCGACGCGGATTCCCAGGTGTTCGAATTCTCAGACATGGTTGAAAGGTCCTTTAATTT from Lachancea thermotolerans CBS 6340 chromosome F complete sequence includes the following:
- a CDS encoding KLTH0F07238p (conserved hypothetical protein), producing the protein MAFERVRKLRKRVSEISVLKRGARAAVQKKPARDGYSRQSLNYSVANLIEQAGSDYAKGETDMAIYRLTRVLSEIEKEAAESSGPSLIPLGVSEIQERPFRHLLLRNEEDFVGYSGPWYEHPCKQPCEEPVPMTDADYSQGTIASCDVGVQDDLNYTIRDADSQVFEFSDMVERSFNLLTISGGILEDEATRLDEDAPNSTSADPEAPWKEDGYHHGL